CGCGACCAGCCGCGAGAGCGTGCGCCGCTCCCGCTCCCCCTGCGGCCGCGCGGCCAGCCAGCGGGCCGATTCGGGGAGCTTGAGCCCGACCAGCACGATCGCCGCGAGCGGGGCGAAGAAACCGACCAGGAAGAGGGGGCGCCAGCCGAGGCGCTCGAGCATGAAGCCCGCGAGATACCCCCCGAGGACGATGCCGACGAGGAAACCCGAATACATGACCGAGACGTACTTCCCCCTCCCTTTCAGGGGGGAGTACTCGCTCGTCAGGGTGATGGCGCAGGGGACGGCCCCGCCGATGCCGATCCCGGTGAAGACCCGGATGGCGATGAGGCTCTCGAGCGAATGGGAGAAATAGACCAGCAGCGTCCCGGTGCTGAAGACGCAGGAGGCGAGCATGAGGGTGCGCTTGCGCCCGATCCGGTCGGAGAGGACGCCGAAGCCGACGGCCCCGAACAGGTAGCCGAAAAATGCGGCGGAGAAGGCCCAGCTGAAGGCCCCGGGCCCGACGCCCCACTCCTTCATGATCACGGGGGCCGCGACCGTGATGATCGTGTAGTCGTACCCGTCCATGAGCATGACGAGCCCGCACAGCAGGATGACGCTCACGGAGACCCGGTTCAGCCTGGAGTCGTCGATCAGTCGACCGACGTCGATGTCAGCAGCCACTCCCGTGATCCTGTCCTGGGGGCGCCGGGCCCGGCCCCGGCGCCCCCTGAAGCAAAACTACGCCCGGGGGGGACGGATTCCGGCCCCGAATTTCATGCACGCCACGCGGGAGAGGTTGTCGAAATCGTCCTTCGGCCCCCCCATCCGCGCGTAGAGCTCGGTCACCATCTTGTACTGGTCCGGCTCCATCAGCGCCCGCGTGATGCGCCCGCCGAAGATGGCACCGGGGACGGCCCCCGCCCCCGTGATCCCGCCGAGGTAGCCCTCGACATAGTCCTTGACCTGCTGCGGCCCCGGCTGCTTCCCCAGGTTGCCGCACACCGCGAACAGCCCCCGGGTCTTCGCCTTGACCTGGGACGCGTGGGCCTTGAGGTAGTCCTCGAGCGCCTTCGGCCCCTTCCCCCCCTGGATCGCGGTCCCGATCACGAGGTGGTCGAAGCTGCCGAGGTCGGCCGGCGCCTGCCGCGCGTCGAAGACGGGGGCGATCCCCCCCATCCCTTCCGAGACCCAGACGGCGGCGTCGCGCGCCGTCCCGTACCAGGTCCCGAAGATCACGGCCCATTTCTCATCAGACGGCATGGGGATGAAGTGCGCGGCGGCCGGGCCGGCCACCGCCAGCGTTCCCAGTCCCGCAAGCCCCACGTTCAAGAAGGTCCTTCTTTCCATTCATTCCTCCCGTTGAAAATCCAAGGCCGGGCGGGCACGAGGCCCGTCCGGCTCTCCTCCATTTGTATGATGAATCGGGTCCGGCGACAAGCTCAATCGACAGGGGCGCCCGCCGGGGGAGTCTTGCATCCCGCCCCGGCGATGGCATAATGCGGCATGGCCCAGACACCCGATGTTCCCCCGAACCTGTACCACGACCTGCTCGAGGCGATCGCCGACGGCGTCTACTTCACCGACCGCGAGCGCCGCATCGCCTACTGGAACCGGGGGGCGGAGGCCCTGACCGGGTACGGGCGCGCCGAAGTGGTCGGCCGCCGCTGCATGGACAACCTGCTGGTCCACATCGACGACGCGGGCACCCGGCTCTGCCTCGGGCACTGCCCGCTTGCCGCCACCCTCGAGGACGGCGAGCCGCGCGAGGCCGACGTGTATCTCCACCACCGGGAGGGCCACCGCGTCCCGGTGCGCGTGCGCGTTTTTCCCATCCGGGACGCCGGCGGCGCCGTCACCGGGGCGGTCGAGGTGTTCAACGACAACACCGCCGCGCGCCGGGCGGCCGAGCACCTGGAGCGGATGGAGCGGCTGGCGCTGCTCGACCACCTGACCGGGATCGCCAACCGCCGCCGGGCCGAGTCGGCCCTCCGCTCGCGCCTGGAGGAGCTGCGGCGCAACGGCTGGGGCTTCGGGGTGCTGATGATGGACATCGACGATTTC
This genomic interval from Acidobacteriota bacterium contains the following:
- a CDS encoding diguanylate cyclase, with the protein product MAQTPDVPPNLYHDLLEAIADGVYFTDRERRIAYWNRGAEALTGYGRAEVVGRRCMDNLLVHIDDAGTRLCLGHCPLAATLEDGEPREADVYLHHREGHRVPVRVRVFPIRDAGGAVTGAVEVFNDNTAARRAAEHLERMERLALLDHLTGIANRRRAESALRSRLEELRRNGWGFGVLMMDIDDFKAVNDTYGHETGDRVLRLVGRTLEAGARSFDLVGRWGGEEFVAVVAGADRGALHEAGERLRMLVAHSSLDGDLPLAVTLSVGCAEARPGDTPESLVARADRMLYEAKRSGKNQVCSLENRGLPPGGPENGDPYP